A single region of the Theileria annulata chromosome 4, complete sequence, *** SEQUENCING IN PROGRESS *** genome encodes:
- a CDS encoding uncharacterized protein (Tap579b07.q1c.C.cand.21 - score = 79.92;~SMART 2 transmembrane domains at aa 59-81 and 114-133; pfam:PAP2 (PF01569) at aa 158-271, E()=7.10e-02;~6 probable transmembrane helices predicted for TA10795 by TMHMM2.0 at aa 59-81, 114-133, 146-168, 197-219, 224-243 and 253-275), which translates to MFNSYSYDRYADETNANDTSDDYGEIHSPSYGYDGVCNSAEEKILSILKESKSILLGYFYRILLSFVCFVIFFYFYRGMIFINDVYFYDAKTYTFRDRIHEMINDKNLPFLRKFTDWLFYPYALIIFLKFVLFRPPVFNVQIFLRFSSIYIFTYLIRGINVIVSSIPPPHSKCNPFVIESTKMKTLVSFLFREKRQIPCTGVLFSGHVYFVLLAYIIVAQNSGILFNITMFAYAALISVSIVASKYHYSIDAMFSILFAPFIYNLYFCSIDSYGVQFFNKMNNNYQKPSRTFKRTILQTSLFVKCISWIEQISALLALGNKVKSIDKLVNENELVDPELLRKFNLVSYLFGFSETEDLLNLYRGSHKDHFTYWRKLKNKFGRRSKI; encoded by the coding sequence ATGTTCAATTCATACAGTTATGATAGATATGCTGATGAAACGAACGCAAATGATACAAGTGACGACTATGGAGAAATACATTCCCCTTCATATGGCTATGATGGCGTATGTAATTCAGCTGAGGAAAAAATCTTGAGTATTTTAAAGGAATCGAAATCAATCTTGCTCGGATACttttatagaattttaCTCTCATTTGTGTGTTTcgtaatatttttttatttctacAGAGGAAtgatttttataaatgatGTTTATTTCTATGACGCCAAAACCTATACATTTCGAGATCGAATACATGAAATGATTAATGACAAGAACTTGCCATTTTTAAGGAAATTCACAGACTGGTTGTTCTATCCATATGctctaataatttttctaaaGTTCGTTTTGTTCAGGCCTCCGGTGTTTAATGTTCAGATTTTCCTCAGATTCTCAAGCATATACATCTTCACATACTTGATAAGAGGAATTAATGTAATAGTTTCATCAATTCCACCTCCTCACTCAAAGTGTAACCCGTTTGTAATTGAGTCGACAAAGATGAAAACGTTGGTGAGTTTTCTATTCAGAGAAAAGAGGCAGATTCCATGCACAGGAGTATTGTTTTCTGGGCATGTGTATTTTGTACTTCTAGCGTATATCATTGTGGCACAAAACTCAGGGATCTTGTTTAACATAACTATGTTTGCTTATGCAGCGCTCATATCTGTCTCAATTGTAGCATCAAAGTATCATTACTCAATCGACGCAATGTTTTCAATTCTCTTTGCTCCATTCATTTACAACTTATACTTTTGTAGCATCGACTCGTACGGAGTGCAATTCTTTAacaaaatgaataataattaccAAAAACCGAGTAGAACATTTAAACGGACAATCCTACAAACTAGTTTATTTGTAAAGTGTATTTCCTGGATTGAACAGATATCAGCGCTACTGGCATTAGGAAATAAAGTGAAGAGCATAGATAAACTCGTTAATGAAAACGAGTTGGTTGACCCAGAATTGTTGAGGAAGTTCAACTTGGTTTCATATCTTTTCGGATTTAGTGAAACTGAAGATTTGCTTAATTTATACAGAGGTTCGCACAAAGATCATTTCACATACTGgagaaaattaaagaataaatttgGTAGAAGatctaaaatataa
- a CDS encoding uncharacterized protein (Tap579b07.q1c.cand.123 - score = 15.57;~SMART 5 transmembrane domains at aa 60-79, 99-121, 126-143, 148-170 and 177-199;~5 probable transmembrane helices predicted for TA10785 by TMHMM2.0 at aa 60-79, 99-121, 126-143, 148-170 and 177-199), with amino-acid sequence MRFKNLFYRFSAIRFKSNLVESSNELKPSTFIKKFRRRFVHDFYFDIEDNYKRLSRSSKVSYYALGLFLLIPSGLALFSPSTPGYVNLLSHQFKLSSMTLSWISSSYLSFNICKFGNNSLLANSRGFIGLFFAVVGVTGALIIGDYSMISGLYALMSCYLLLGLYNYILTINKLLPRCIFLPSSSLILLNLATIFSSLIKSYSVKSDMTTPNEEIIRRFESSPRFKKSTNSVEFEEKPQEPN; translated from the exons ATGAGGTTTAAGAACCTTTTTTACCGTTTCAGTGCCATAAGGTTTAAATCTAACTTGGTAGAATCatcaaatgaattaaaacCTTCAACATTTATCAAAAAGTTCAGAAGACGGTTTGTTCATGATTTTTATTTCGATATAGAAGACAATTATAAGCGGTTATCAAG AAGTAGCAAGGTTTCTTACTACGCACTTGGTCTCTTCCTTCTAATCCCTTCTGGACTCGCGCTATTCTCGCCCTCAACCCCTGGCTACGTAAACCTGCTATCGCATCAATTTAAGCTCTCCTCAATGACTCTTTCTTGGATTTCTTCGAGCTATCTTTCCTTTAACATTTGTAAATTCGGAAACAACTCACTCCTTGCAAACTCTAg AGGGTTTATCGGACTGTTTTTCGCTGTCGTTGGAGTCACTGGCGCACTAATAATTGGCGACTACTCAATGATATCCGGGCTCTACGCCCTAATGAGCTGTTATCTTTTACTTGGATTGTACAATTACATTTTAACGATAAACAAACTTCTCCCTAGGTGTATTTTCTTGCCTTCCAGCTCTTTGATTCTCCTGAATCTGGCCACCATATTCTCTAGCTTAATTAAATCATACTCAGTCAAAAGTGACATGACGACACCAAACGAGGAGATAATTCGGAGGTTTGAGTCTTCTCCTAGATTTAAGAAGTCTACTAACTCAGTTgaatttgaagaaaaaCCACAGGAACCCAATTAA
- a CDS encoding uncharacterized protein (Tap579b07.q1c.cand.122 - score = 33.82) — protein sequence MKLHYNPNGPIILDSLFYEFYHLLNFKIYPNSIGGNKLHPKLYEKFKNIAYKNRSNDGIPNNTSNLKGIDGHFSLILIKQWSYSNYTPQYHLSIIEVKISFNETEQLYYITPLESHSLTSYSIDDLSQQYSIFKKYNQNGSDFTSFGSLLLDSEDSEIDLVLDSYVFKNDFKSLVSGNNALSSFFHNIWAPIGLLTNRELYLFSLTIPFEKYKKHWLNNYTIELSCAVYEYLKSDIMVMPDDLKSTKFSNVEDYSDFSEYSDYDECEVRFDFSSTEFQDFFSAISESIKSFGGSVLPYLNGSYLQDGSWITNNTTLCTDLRDVILLLKSSTNWHGDSDSILKLFLYKVINHNNSTQFKLFYYDREIIIISQLFLNHVYDSLINNKQSHKLIRRILEFSNHKLLHLIPENLLNFVVDLYILNKSDEIYIMNIAPFNFNHEIIFPWDQIYEYATSRTPFTHDESVKVDYFGNIAFVVMSSNKLSRHKLYSFCSEDVEELAKILN from the exons atgaaacTACATTACAATCCAAATGGTCCAATTATATTAGATTCTTTGTTTTATGagttttatcatttattgaactttaaaatataccCCAATTCTATCGGCGGAAACAAACTACATCCTAAACTTTACGAAAAGTTCAAAAACATAGCATACAAAAACCGTTCAAATGATGGGATTCCAAACAATACGTCTAATTTGAAGGGGATTGATGGTCATTTTTCACTGATTTTGATAAAACAATGGTCCTACTCAAATTATACGCCTCAGTATCACTTATCAATTATTGAAG TGAAAATTAGCTTCAATGAAACCGAACAATTGTACTATATCACTCCATTGGAGTCACACTCACTAACATCATACTCAATAGATGATTTATCGCAACAATActcaatttttaaaaaatacaacCAAAATGGTTCAGATTTCACTTCCTTTGGAAGTTTGTTGTTAGATTCAGAAGATTCAGAAATCGATCTCGTTTTAGATTCATACGTTTTTAAGAATGACTTTAAATCACTAGTTTCAGGAAATAACGCCCTAAGCtcattttttcataatatatGGGCACCTATAGGATTATTGACTAACCGAGAACTATATTTATTCAGTTTAACGATTCCTTTCGAAAAGTATAAGAAGCATTGGCTGAACAACTATACAATCGAGTTATCTTGTGCAGTTTACGAATACCTTAAATCTGACATTATGGTAATGCCTGATGACTTAAAGTCAACAAAATTCTCAAATGTAGAAGATTATTCCGATTTTTCAGAATATTCCGACTACGATGAATGTGAAGTCCGGTTCGATTTCAGTTCAACCGAGTTTCAAGACTTCTTTTCAGCAATTTCTGAATCAATTAAG AGTTTTGGAGGATCAGTGTTACCATATTTAAACGGGTCATATCTGCAAGATGGTTCTTGGAtaacaaataatacaaCACTTTGCACTGATCTTAG GGACGTTATTCTACTATTGAAGAGTTCCACAAATTGGCATGGTGACTCAGACtcaattttgaaattatttttgtataaaGTTATTAACCACAATAATTCTACACAGTTTAAACTTTTCTACTATGACCGAgagattattattatttcacaACTCTTTTTGAACCATGTTTATGATTCTctgataaataataaacaatcTCACAAGCTAATCAGGAGAATTTTGGAATTTTCAAACCACAAGCTTCTCCACCTCATACCTgagaatttattaaactttGTAGTTGACTTGTACATCTTGAACAAGTCAGACGAGATTTACATAATGAACATTGCACCCTTCAACTTCAACcatgaaattatatttccTTGGGATCAGATTTATGAGTATGCAACTTCAAGAACACCCTTTACGCACGACGAATCCGTTAAAGTTGACTACTTTGGTAACATAGCATTCGTTGTAATGTCTTCTAATAAGTTATCAAGGCATAAGCTTTACAGTTTCTGCTCTGAGGATGTCGAGGAGCTTGCAAAGATACTTAActaa
- a CDS encoding HesB family member, putative (Tap579b07.q1c.C.cand.23 - score = 10.51;~SMART pfam:HesB-like (PF01521) at aa 53-159, E()=4.30e-22) yields the protein MFFGFFRNVVYSHRNIFKRQFPSFLNKYYSKDLTKKVLPSEPLNSRPKKRKDIISLSQKALNRLYEIIAGTDKVVYLTLRVKGCNGYVYEMNLVEDSYLKEMDEKIYDSNGKLVLGIENKAAFYLLGSYVDYSKDDLSEGFTFDNPNVTSKCGCGMSFRF from the exons ATGTTCTTTGGATTCTTTCGGAATGTAGTTTATTCTCacagaaatatttttaaacgCCAATTTCCtagttttttaaataaatattattcaaaGGATTTAACAAAAAAGGTTTTACCCTCAGAACCACTAAATTCTAGGCCTAAAAAAAGGAAAGATATTATATCTCTTTCTCAAAAAGCATTAAACCGCTTATATGAGATTATCGCAGGCA CTGATAAAGTTGTATACTTGACACTGAGAGTCAAGGGCTGTAACGGATATGTGTATGAAATGAATCTAGTTGAAGACTCATATTTGAAGGAAATGGACGAAAAAATATACGATAGCAACGGGAAACTTGTATTGGGAATCGAGAACAAAGCAGCCTTCTACCTTTTGGGAAGTTATGTGGACTACTCTAAAGATGACTTGTCGGAAGGTTTCACATTCGACAACCCGAACGTGACGTCGAAATGTGGTTGTGGAATGAGTTTTCGATTTTAG
- a CDS encoding replication factor C, putative (SMART pfam:AAA (SM00382) at aa 256-386, E()=2.17e-03), with protein MTIEVLKEDEFNTLDILNDIYGDKQEEDSAFDFVTHDFFSKQDSAANDDETEESAPTHPVTRSKTLKFYPLSLFPSSGYSSLDLIELAKISYTSGSDFNLQKTQFYKTCISDRSKLFKSTSPLEAGETFALRSSCISTTNPPLYMKYYVKDEENEEELKTSLLTEPIQSLFKKIFENETHNYKVTNQNPERLFRRKRKRNKLMTETGDKKENWVSKYKPEFFSDLLTSENVNLESLRWLSSWKCSSNYLDKYEEPEHRILLIGGPPGVGKTCLVNVIAKHCGYNVVEINSSDDRTKGRVIPIINGVVSAGSVIPNKPNLCLLEDVDTLFGSELPIISYLKQISSKKLAKGDPYIKRPIICTCTDVYARQLKELRDISKVVIIDTCDPSVLQSRLEWILDEEGIYMADEFIKEIIETCRNDIRSCLTTMEFITTYSGKDGSLSLSHLTKDVNDGVSSLLNTVFSYHKTNFKDLETKLTSTVNTIGYNYTASVIAENVTLMPMKRFDHLFKVSVFEDIMAQSDVVCSRPGNTSKAANLLNVCCSFLNKFVCNRTVISTKFVYQQKTSFHSFNMRFTKSRNLINSIQKSSMPIIAQGTLSSNFPCELLPIILSFLSTGNKAINNHSLPFVLRVIKVTNNVIGLDGCFEGLFPYGSIKFPMSIYPLIHCTQILVLYGISIVNVNQSITFDPPVFDLYLKTKDESLHQIPERFSQLMLNFIEFFKSGNKNYFIDDAHFTGSSQFKVSKFLNFFEAVKFIYNNGFEEFRNLKTQTEKEEIKVNKEILCKRTHQNVVPILFSQILLNDSSMLRDFASKKRKLSSRTWGNYKYQDQNCSAVRYIVNHL; from the exons ATGACGATTGAAGTCTTAAAGGAAG ATGAATTCAACACATTGGACATACTTAACGATATCTACGGAGATAAACAGGAAGAAGATTCAGCATTTGATTTTGTGACACATGATTTTTTCAGCAAACAAGATTCCGCAGCAAATGATGATGAAACAGAGGAATCGGCGCCCACACATCCAGTAACCAGAAGTAAAACCCTGAAATTTTACCCGTTAAGCCTGTTTCCAAGTTCAGGATACAGCTCATTGGATTTGATAGAATTGGCGAAGATATCATATACATCAGGAAGTGATTTCAACCTACAAAAAACACAGTTTTACAAAACCTGCATTAGTGACCGGAGTAAACTGTTTAAATCCACATCACCTCTGGAAGCAGGAGAAACATTTGCCCTTAGATCATCATGTATTTCAACAACAAACCCGCCACTTTATATGAAGTATTATGTTAAGGATGAGGAGAATGAAGAGGAACTGAAAACGTCACTCCTCACTGAACCAATACAGTCATTGTTcaa aaaaatatttgaaaatgaaacTCACAATTACAAAGTAACGAACCAGAACCCAGAAAGACTGTTTAGAAGAAAGAGAAAAaggaataaattaatgacAGAAACTGGTGATAAAAAAGAAAACTGGGTATCTAAGTACAAACCAGAATTTTTTTCTGATTTACTTACAAGCGAGAACGTGAATTTAGAg TCCTTGAGGTGGTTATCGAGTTGGAAATGCTCCTCAAACTATTTAGATAAGTACGAAGAACCAGAACATAGGATACTCTTGATAGGAGGTCCTCCAGGAGTAGGGAAAACATGCCTGGTCAACGTGATCGCAAAACATTGTGGATACAATGTGGTGGAAATCAATTCTAGTGATGATAGAACCAAAGGAAGAGTGATACCAATAATAAACGGAGTGGTTTCAGCAGGATCGGTGATCCCAAATAAACCAAATCTATGCCTTCTAGAAGATGTAGATACGCTATTCGGGTCAGAACTACCAATAATCTCATACCTTAAACAAATTAGCTCTAAAAAACTCGCAAAGGGAGATCCTTATATTAAAAG ACCTATAATTTGCACCTGCACAGACGTGTACGCCAGACAATTGAAGGAACTTAGAGATATATCAAAGGTTGTCATCATCGACACGTGCGATCCCTCAGTGCTACAAAGTAGGCTTGAATGGATACTAGACGAAGAAGGGATTTATATGGCAgatgaatttataaagGAAATAATAGAAACGTGTAGAAATGATATAAGATCATGTTTAACTACAATGGAGTTCATAACAAC TTACTCGGGTAAGGACGGGAGTTTATCACTATCGCATCTAACGAAGGACGTAAATGACGGAGTGTCGTCACTCCTGAATACAGTTTTTAGCTACCATAAAACAAACTTTAAAGATTTGGAAACAAAACTCACGTCCACAGTAAATACCATTGGGTATAACTACACAGCGTCAGTAATCGCAGAAAATGTGACGCTGATGCCAATGAAGAGATTCGACCACTTGTTTAAAGTTTCAGTATTTGAAG ATATAATGGCCCAAAGCGATGTCGTGTGTAGCAGACCAGGAAATACGTCTAAAGCAGCAAACCTCTTGAATGTTTGTTGTTCCTTTTTGAACAAGTTTGTATGTAATCGGACAGTAATATCAACGAAGTTTGTGTACCAACAGAAAACCAGCTTCCATTCATTTAATATGAGATTTACAAAATcaagaaatttaataaattccaTACAAAAAAGTTCAATGCCAATAATAGCTCAGG gaaCTTTGTCAAGTAATTTCCCCTGTGAACTTTTGCCCATCATTCTCTCATTCCTGTCAACTGGAAATAAAGCAATAAATAACCATTCCTTACCATTTGTTCTTAGAGTAATTAAAg TTACAAACAATGTTATAGGATTGGATGGTTGTTTTGAAGGTTTGTTTCCATACGGGTCAATTAAGTTTCCAATGTCCATTTATCCACTAATTCATTGCACCCAGATATTAGTCCTATACGGAATTTCAATAGTTAAC GTTAACCAGTCGATAACTTTTGACCCACCAGTGTTTGACCTTTACCTGAAAACTAAAGATGAGTCTCTACACCAAATCCCCGAAAGATTCTCACAGCTCATGCTGAATTTCATAGAGTTCTTTAAATCTGGGAACAAAAACTACTTCATCGATGACGCACACTTCACAGGCTCCTCACAGTTCAAGGTGAGTAAATTCCTCAACTTCTTTGAAGCCGTCAAGTTCATCTACAACAACGGCTTTGAGGAGTTCAGAAACCTAAAAACTCAAACTGAAAAGGAAGAAATAAAGGTGAATAAGGAGATCCTGTGCAAAAGAACTCACCAGAATGTCGTTCCAATCCTCTTCTCACAAATTTTACTTAACGACTCTTCCATGTTGAGGGACTTTGCGAGCAAAAAGAGGAAGCTCAGCTCAAGGACTTGGggaaattataaataccAAGATCAAAACTGCTCAGCAGTGAGGTACATTGTAAACCACCTTTAA
- a CDS encoding uncharacterized protein (Tap579b07.q1c.cand.124 - score = 8.33;~SMART pfam:mito_carrier (PF00153) at aa 175-259, E()=7.80e-02) — protein sequence MASDSLFSDRPRKIIITLTPSFFFNHPLTVLGNKISVLRFQRSLCDPHSTSNGFLRELDTAAVGAFPVAYSLFFVKDLAVSIYKSEGILGFFKCLPEYIAYHLTKDLLRYLVPNFFLPILPKVLGPLPSKIKLYNILDTHNHIRFRYEGFLEKNSQTTTTKFFDFYINQVESELNKIVTSLIVELITYPALTIISRMIIYDGYGPVSFHVLFKHTLSVDGILSLYRGFSYHLLSNIIKYIIKHFNRFVQRTLISDFYLSPMFEQSFPVVLSITQSVLNQFSLIRRCGSKIDGFCIEESSINIFRQMPWVSIFTQMVVTIGLLHIRDKLVTTQIHEFNSQFNE from the coding sequence ATGGCTTCTGATAGTCTATTCTCAGATAGACCAAGGAAGATCATAATTACACTCACACCTTCATTTTTCTTTAATCATCCACTCACTGTTCTGGGCAACAAAATCTCCGTTTTAAGATTCCAAAGATCACTTTGTGATCCTCATTCCACCAGTAATGGGTTTCTGAGGGAATTAGATACTGCCGCAGTCGGAGCCTTCCCCGTCGCATATAGTTTATTCTTTGTGAAGGATTTGGCAGtttcaatttataaatctGAAGGAATTCTAGgtttttttaaatgtttGCCCGAGTATATCGCATATCATTTAACAAAGGATTTATTAAGATACTTGGTTCCTAACTTTTTTTTACCCATTTTGCCCAAAGTTCTGGGTCCTCTCCctagtaaaataaaattatataacattTTGGATACACATAACCATATTAGATTTCGTTATGAAGGATTTTTGGAAAAGAATAGTCAAACTACAACAACCAAGTTTTTTGACTTTTACATAAATCAAGTCGAATCTGAATTAAACAAGATAGTAACATCATTAATTGTTGAATTAATAACATACCCTGCTCTTACAATAATTTCTCGAATGATAATCTATGACGGATACGGCCCAGTCTCTTTTCatgtattatttaaacaCACACTAAGTGTGGACGGCATTTTATCTCTCTACCGAGGATTTTCTTACCATCTTCTATCAAacataataaaatatataatcaaGCACTTTAATAGGTTTGTTCAAAGAACTTTGATATCCGACTTTTACTTAAGTCCAATGTTTGAACAATCATTTCCTGTTGTATTATCAATTACGCAGTCAGTTTTGAAtcaattttcattaatcaGAAGATGCGGGTCAAAGATTGATGGGTTTTGTATAGAAGAAAGCTCAATAAACATATTTAGGCAGATGCCCTGGGTAAGCATTTTCACGCAGATGGTAGTAACGATAGGACTACTACACATAAGAGATAAACTTGTAACAACTCAAATACATGAGTTTAACTCACAATTTAATGAGTAA
- a CDS encoding uncharacterized protein (Tap579b07.q1c.C.cand.20 - score = 15.89;~SMART 2 transmembrane domains at aa 59-81 and 118-140; pfam:PAP2 (PF01569) at aa 166-278, E()=8.30e-02;~6 probable transmembrane helices predicted for TA10800 by TMHMM2.0 at aa 59-81, 118-140, 147-169, 184-206, 227-246 and 251-270), with product MDSTLIVDSKSKSLDVSDSKHDLFIEVDYPLPFNIDSSTSIEIEIESSIKQFMSMLKSYIFRIVLITIALIVVLFFQGLLMLKSDTYYMTTNRIPLLDRIHELLEDVNHPFTPAMCNIFMFTIVWAGILRIILFTPLFYLFEMALRYIFLFGTAYFIRGFFIFATTIPSCYYNCNPDLKKRSFFPLLIRIISGYMGIATNCTDLIVSGHTMFTVITCILFVENAKYLITKVILVLYTGFVLFLIVACKYHYTVDVLLGLSIAILLHFYYYSRIDDFGTYTHNKIFNYGSESFIGAKKTKLYYSPITRFLVRMEMLEEKMILGQKLRALYLRVNDQKSLIDKKLLKKFNHFVRLFGADESDDLLTLYRGTRNMNFYYWKYLYRKMFKKKKIVEVI from the coding sequence atggaCTCCACTTTGATTGTTGACTCTAAGAGTAAATCGCTGGATGTGAGTGATTCTAAACatgatttatttattgaaGTTGACTACCCTCTCCCATTCAACATAGATTCGTCAACTTCAATagaaattgaaattgaatCATCAATTAAGCAATTCATGAGTATGCTTAAAAGCTATATATTTAGGATCGTGTTAATCACAATAGCGCTTATCGTAGTATTATTCTTTCAAGGATTATTAATGCTAAAGAGTGATACATACTATATGACCACCAATAGAATACCACTACTGGATAGGATTCATGAACTTTTGGAAGATGTTAATCACCCATTCACACCCGCAATGTGTAATATCTTCATGTTTACAATAGTTTGGGCAGGTATTCTAAGAATAATACTATTCACCCCGctgttttatttatttgaaatgGCATTGAGGtacatatttttattcGGAACCGCATATTTCATTAGGGGGTTTTTTATATTTGCCACAACGATACCTTCATGCTATTATAACTGTAACCCAGATTTAAAAAAGAGATCTTTCTTCCCACTCTTGATTAGGATAATCTCAGGTTATATGGGTATCGCGACCAACTGTACGGACTTAATTGTGTCAGGCCACACAATGTTTACAGTTATTACCTGCATACTCTTTGTTGAAAATGCTAAGTACCTCATAACCAAGGTAATTCTTGTACTATACACCGGGTTCGTTTTGTTTCTCATTGTTGCTTGTAAATATCATTACACAGTGGATGTTTTATTGGGACTTTCAATTGCTATACTCCTACACTTTTATTACTACTCTAGAATTGACGATTTCGGGACCTACACTCAcaacaaaatatttaattatggTTCAGAAAGCTTTATTGGCGCCaaaaaaactaaattataCTACAGTCCAATTACGAGATTTCTAGTAAGAATGGAAATGCTAGAAGAAAAAATGATCTTAGGTCAGAAGTTGAGGGCATTGTACCTTAGAGTCAACGACCAGAAGAGTTTAATAGACAAAAAACTCTTGAAAAAATTCAACCACTTTGTTCGGCTCTTTGGCGCAGATGAATCTGATGATCTTTTGACACTTTACCGAGGAACAAGGAACATGAACTTTTACTATTGGAAGTATTTATATCGTAAAATGTTcaagaagaagaaaatagTTGAAGtcatataa
- a CDS encoding uncharacterized protein (Tap579b07.q1c.C.cand.24 - score = 9.14): MESKRNGVFSEFDGFPWHNLPRKERVCNILRHYTSLRSHADKEKFYAFLKDTLQKFESSENDTN; encoded by the exons ATGGAATCCAAAAGAAATGGTGTGTTTTCTGAATTCGATGGATTTCCTTGGCATAATTTACCTCGAAAGGAGCGCgtttgtaatatattaaggCATTATACTTCGCTAAGATCCCATGCTGACAAAGAAAAG ttttatgCTTTTCTAAAGGATACACTTCAAAAGTTTGAATCTTCTGAGAATGATACTAACTaa
- a CDS encoding uncharacterized protein (Tap579b07.q1c.C.cand.22 - score = 12.70;~SMART 1 transmembrane domain at aa 24-46;~1 probable transmembrane helix predicted for TA10780 by TMHMM2.0 at aa 24-46), translating into MSVSLFTSFRRSLNYRLGRLYNSFYYAQSNNKYVMLFAFPAFIWYVRYRADTKLGYRLYISPTAGGPLDYLELSDIPADKKDDKKNESFLTSSYEFLLDKYNWFSKKVLKSGPPIKHWKNGNKIYLSDDLTVKELKKLIYGDSDSSKDVLVGCKGRVMKDEDNLALATRAFCKRDPRLVLWREPQQL; encoded by the coding sequence ATGAGTGTCTCATTATTTACAAGTTTTCGTAGAAGCTTAAATTACAGATTAGGAAGGCTGTACAATTCGTTTTATTACGCACAGAGCAATAACAAGTATGTAATGTTGTTCGCCTTCCCAGCCTTTATTTGGTATGTAAGATATAGAGCTGATACTAAGCTTGGATACAGACTCTATATATCACCAACAGCTGGTGGACCATTAGATTATCTTGAGCTTTCTGATATTCCAGCAGATAAAAAAGATGATAAGAAAAATGAATCGTTTTTAACCTCATCGTATGAATTTCTTCTTGACAAATATAACTGGTTTTCGAAAAAGGTTTTGAAATCCGGTCCGCCCATCAAACACTGGAAAAatggaaataaaatatatctTTCAGATGATCTGACTGTTAAGGAGTTAAAGAAACTTATTTACGGAGACTCGGATTCCTCTAAAGACGTATTAGTTGGGTGTAAAGGTAGAGTAATGAAGGACGAGGATAACCTGGCTCTAGCAACAAGAGCTTTCTGCAAACGTGACCCAAGGCTAGTTTTATGGAGGGAACCTCAACAActttaa